The Coffea arabica cultivar ET-39 chromosome 3c, Coffea Arabica ET-39 HiFi, whole genome shotgun sequence genome contains a region encoding:
- the LOC113735151 gene encoding mogroside I-E synthase-like: MDEIGCRIHVLAIPYPLQGHLNPMLQLCKRLTSKGVRITLVTITSARISVQNQFESIQIEYILDDDNIEAEGSNDSEKGAAHFKRIQIAVSDNLAKLVEEKASSGHPVNIVLYDSMMPWILEIVQGQLGLKGAAFFTQACAVSAIYNHIHRGTLKVPLETSTILLPSMPQLESNDLPSFVYNPGPYPGVLDLVLGQNINLEKSDWLLFNSFDKLENEVVTWLTERYPIKTIGPSTPSMYTDKRLKDDKDYTINFFTPDSGACLKWLDTKETGSVVYVSFGSMSDLGENQMQEIACGLMNSNCNFLWVVRPSEESKIPRDFMSETEERGLIVNWCPQPKVLSHRAVGCFMTHCGWNSTIEALSLGVPMVTMPVWADQTTNSKYIVDVWKVGLRVKASEEREMVTREEVERTIREVMHGEKASELRSNALRWKELAKEANSEGGSSDKNIEEFVSSVESTHSLS, from the exons ATGGATGAAATTGGATGTAGAATTCACGTTCTGGCCATCCCTTACCCTCTACAAGGCCACCTCAATCCGATGCTGCAATTATGCAAGCGTTTAACCTCAAAGGGTGTTAGAATCACGCTCGTCACTATCACCTCAGCACGTATATCAGTGCAAAATCAGTTTGAATCGATCCAGATCGAGTATATTCTAGACGATGATAACATTGAAGCTGAGGGATCAAACGATTCGGAGAAAGGTGCTGCCCACTTCAAACGGATTCAAATCGCAGTTTCAGATAATTTGGCCAAGTTAGTTGAAGAAAAGGCGAGTTCTGGTCATCCTGTGAATATAGTTCTGTATGATTCAATGATGCCTTGGATTTTGGAGATAGTGCAGGGACAACTAGGCCTCAAAGGGGCTGCGTTTTTCACTCAGGCTTGCGCTGTTTCTGCAATATACAACCATATTCATCGAGGAACGTTGAAAGTTCCTCTAGAGACATCTACCATATTGCTTCCTTCAATGCCACAACTGGAGTCGAATGATCTGCCTTCTTTTGTTTATAATCCTGGTCCATACCCAGGTGTTTTGGATCTTGTCCTCGGTCAGAATATAAACCTGGAGAAATCAGATTGGCTCTTGTTCAACTCTTTTGACAAGCTAGAAAACGAG GTGGTGACCTGGTTGACAGAGCGGTATCCAATCAAGACCATAGGCCCTTCTACTCCATCCATGTACACTGACAAGCgattgaaagatgacaaagaTTACACCATCAATTTCTTCACACCAGATTCAGGAGCTTGCCTAAAATGGCTTGACACCAAGGAAACAGGCTCAGTTGTTTATGTATCCTTCGGTAGTATGTCGGACCTTGGAGAAAATCAAATGCAGGAAATTGCATGCGGCCTGATGAATAGCAATTGCAACTTCTTATGGGTAGTAAGACCTTCTGAAGAGAGCAAAATTCCTAGAGATTTCATGTCCGAGACAGAAGAAAGAGGTCTAATCGTGAATTGGTGCCCTCAGCCAAAGGTTTTGTCGCACAGGGCAGTGGGATGCTTCATGACTCACTGTGGTTGGAATTCAACAATTGAAGCATTGAGCTTGGGTGTGCCAATGGTGACCATGCCCGTGTGGGCTGATCAAACTACAAATTCTAAGTACATTGTGGATGTATGGAAGGTAGGATTGCGAGTTAAGGCTAGTGAGGAGAGGGAAATGGTAACAAGAGAAGAAGTAGAAAGGACTATAAGAGAAGTTATGCATGGGGAGAAGGCAAGCGAGCTCAGAAGCAATGCTTTGAGGTGGAAGGAGTTGGCTAAGGAGGCAAATAGTGAAGGAGGAAGCTCAGACAAAAACATTGAAGAATTTGTTTCAAGTGTTGAAAGCACTCACTCACTCAGTTGA